GATTGGTCTGGTACTGGAAGGCGATACCATCGACATCGATATCCCCAACCGTACCATCCAGCTGCGTGTCAGCGACGAAGAACTGGCCCATCGCCGCGCCAAAATGGAAGCGAAGGGCAAGGATGCGTGGAAGCCAGTCGGACGAGAACGTTTTGTCAGCGCGGCACTGCGAGCCTATGCGGCGATGACCACCAGTGCCGATACCGGCGCGGTGCGCGATGTATCGCAGGTTGAACGCAAGTAAGCGGATTAGGACCTGAAGGCAGGGTTCAGCCTGAAATAGAAGACGGGATCGGGCAACCATCCCGTTTTCTTTTGCCTTAACTTAGTCTTTGATGGGGCTTATTGAATTGAGTGCGCCAACCAAACGTGGTCCCAAAAAGCCAGTTTCAGCTGCGCCCGACTCAATTATGCAGGCCGTACTGGCAGTTGTTGCCCAGATTCCATATGGACGAGTCGCCACGTACGGGCAGATTGCGAAACTTGCTGGCTATCCGCGTCATTCCCGCATGGTCGGTCGCGCGCTTTCGCAGACCATTCTGGAAGTGCCGTGGCATCGTGTGTTAAACCACAAAGGCGAAATCAGCTCCCGCGGGCTGGACGGGCATGATGACCTGCAGCGAGTGCTGCTGGAGGAAGAGGGGGTGGTTTTCAATCTACCAGGAAGGGTGGATTTGCGAAAATTTGGATGGTGGGCTGGCCGGGAATAAAAAATGCCGCATTTCTGCGGCATTTTTTATTCACTAATTATGCTTTTACTGAAAAGTAATATAAGAGTTGTACGGGGATGCCGGCAGCACGCAAGTCGTGACATCTGTATTCAGTACCGGCAGGCGGAACGTGGACTGAGCCGTGGTTTGCGAGCCTTGTACTGTGGTGCTGGCGCGCAGCCGTGAAACAATCCAAATTGCATTGGACTTCAGGTATGTGTACGTGAAGGATGCACGACCATTCGCGTCGGTGGTTACAGTTGCCGGGATGGTGCCTGCTGCCGAGTTTGGTGGAATTAATGTTGAGCGTGCAGGTGTAAACACCGTCGAAGTCACGCTGGTCGGCGTCGAGCCACTGGCAAACTTGGTCAGCAAGCCTTCTTGCGAAAAGGTTGTATCATTCAGGCGAAGCAGATTGCCGATTTCACCTGCGTCGGCTACGAGATTTTCGTTGGCATCTTCGTTTGCGAATGTGGCCTCAAGCGTGCAAGGCTCACCAATCGAATATGCGACTGGCCAGACAGACAACGAAACTACAGTATTCGCCATCGGATTGCCGTTCGAATCGGCAACAATGACCGACATCGGCAGTTGATACGCAGTGTTGTCAGTTGTTGATGCGATAACACTCGACTGACCAATTGCTACAGATGCCGAGGTCCCCCCGATTACAATATTCGCTGGCGTAATAGAAGCAATGGTGGACCCATTTGGCAGGAGTGCCGTTGCCGTGACGTGAATTGGCGAACCTTGGGTTGTTGGTAATGTACCAGAGGTGAACGTAGCAGTTGCGACACCCATTGGGGAGGAGCCAGTCACAACAACTTGCGGCGACACGGCTTCACCGCCGCCGGGCATGCCGGTCATGGAGAATGAAACCGGGACGCCTGCAACGCCATTACCACCGCTGTCAGTTACTTTTACTGTCAAAGTCGAAGTATTAACAGTACCGCCAACAGTGGATGGAGCAAGTACAGCCGGCAGCGCTTGTATGGAAATCGCGGTGGCTGAGTTTGCAGCAGAACTAACGGCAATGGTGATGTTGCTGCTAGTTGTCGGATTGGCAGTGTCGTAGGCTGAAATGCTGGCGATGCCTGCGGTGCTAGATTGGAATGTAGTTGTTGCTACCCCTCCGCTGACCGCGACAAGGAGGTGGTTCTGACCGCTGGATCCCAATGTGCCGTTGGACGATACAAATTGGACCTGTGACGCTGACGGTGCGCTCACGGTCAGCGTCACAGAGGCATTGGTCTGAGTCGCACTGGGGTTGGTCGAGGGGCTGGTAAATTGAAAGCCGGAACCTGAATTCAATGTTAGCGAGGCTGTGCTGCCTAGTGCGAC
This genomic interval from Silvimonas soli contains the following:
- a CDS encoding MGMT family protein, which codes for MGLIELSAPTKRGPKKPVSAAPDSIMQAVLAVVAQIPYGRVATYGQIAKLAGYPRHSRMVGRALSQTILEVPWHRVLNHKGEISSRGLDGHDDLQRVLLEEEGVVFNLPGRVDLRKFGWWAGRE
- a CDS encoding beta strand repeat-containing protein, encoding MSKLRNVLAKPALMMIGIPLLAAVLALSGCNGAADGTSLNDVVGTVTPTPTPTPTPVASATASSLVISSDKTTLKSGSTDQATLTLTALDANNGAMAGIPISVSTKSGVLSSSTVTTGSNGTATISFSPGQDRTNRTQVISFTSGTVSSSSAVQVVGTKLTATTSNTSISATPQEVDVLVTDGTGAVVPNTVVTFSSSGSGSLAFSAPSATTNTNGIASVNVSSKSAGGVTFNAVALGSTASLTLNSGSGFQFTSPSTNPSATQTNASVTLTVSAPSASQVQFVSSNGTLGSSGQNHLLVAVSGGVATTTFQSSTAGIASISAYDTANPTTSSNITIAVSSAANSATAISIQALPAVLAPSTVGGTVNTSTLTVKVTDSGGNGVAGVPVSFSMTGMPGGGEAVSPQVVVTGSSPMGVATATFTSGTLPTTQGSPIHVTATALLPNGSTIASITPANIVIGGTSASVAIGQSSVIASTTDNTAYQLPMSVIVADSNGNPMANTVVSLSVWPVAYSIGEPCTLEATFANEDANENLVADAGEIGNLLRLNDTTFSQEGLLTKFASGSTPTSVTSTVFTPARSTLIPPNSAAGTIPATVTTDANGRASFTYTYLKSNAIWIVSRLRASTTVQGSQTTAQSTFRLPVLNTDVTTCVLPASPYNSYITFQ